One window from the genome of Deinococcus yavapaiensis KR-236 encodes:
- the trpE gene encoding anthranilate synthase component I: protein MTTLTKPTVRVRELFADLDTPVSAYLKVARSPSFLLESVEAGEKLGRYSFIGVGERGRFEYRGGRVTLSGSFGEGAFDSGDPLAALYDRIVRPVDVPAGLPAFVGGAVGFTAYDLIRSYEDLPSLNPDELNLPDALFVAPEGLVIFDHLAHRLFVVAVDEDPERADKVVERLSRELRGPLPGVPGDRPTSKPIFTSNFTPESFSAAVETCLEYIRAGDVFQVVPSQRFTAKLTAHPFALYRALRSLNPSPYLGFLDFGDVTLVASSPESLLKSDGAEIVTKPIAGTRRRGASASQDDALADELLNDEKERAEHLMLVDLGRNDLGRVAKYGSVRVENAFSVERYSHVMHLVSTVKATLASGKTPLHALASVLPMGTVSGAPKIRAMEIIEEVEPTRRGPYGGAFGYISFTGALDMALTLRTMVITNGHVHIQAGAGIVADSDPDSEYQETKNKAAALIKAVELACEGL, encoded by the coding sequence ATGACGACCTTGACGAAACCGACTGTTCGCGTGCGAGAACTCTTCGCGGACCTCGACACGCCCGTGAGCGCCTACCTGAAAGTCGCGCGATCTCCATCCTTCCTGCTCGAAAGCGTCGAGGCGGGCGAGAAGCTCGGGCGCTACTCGTTCATCGGGGTAGGGGAGAGAGGCCGCTTCGAGTACCGAGGTGGACGCGTGACCCTTTCGGGCTCCTTCGGGGAAGGCGCGTTCGACAGCGGTGATCCGCTCGCCGCCCTGTACGACCGAATCGTGCGGCCCGTGGACGTTCCGGCCGGTCTGCCCGCCTTCGTGGGCGGCGCCGTCGGGTTCACGGCGTACGACCTCATTCGCTCGTACGAAGACCTTCCGAGCCTCAACCCCGACGAGTTGAACCTTCCCGACGCCTTGTTCGTCGCGCCCGAGGGACTCGTGATCTTCGACCACCTCGCGCACCGCCTGTTCGTCGTGGCCGTCGACGAGGACCCCGAACGAGCCGACAAGGTCGTGGAGCGCCTTTCGCGCGAATTGCGCGGCCCGCTGCCCGGCGTGCCGGGCGACCGTCCCACCTCGAAGCCGATCTTCACGAGCAACTTCACGCCCGAGAGCTTCTCGGCGGCGGTCGAGACGTGCTTGGAGTACATCCGCGCGGGCGACGTCTTCCAAGTCGTGCCGAGCCAACGTTTCACCGCCAAGCTCACGGCGCACCCCTTCGCCTTGTACCGCGCGCTTCGCTCGCTCAACCCCAGCCCGTACCTCGGCTTCCTGGACTTCGGAGACGTCACTCTCGTGGCGAGCAGCCCCGAGAGCCTCTTGAAATCCGACGGCGCGGAGATCGTCACGAAACCCATCGCCGGAACGAGACGGCGCGGCGCGAGCGCGTCGCAGGACGACGCGCTCGCCGACGAACTGCTCAACGACGAGAAGGAACGCGCCGAGCACCTCATGCTCGTCGACTTGGGACGCAACGACCTCGGGCGGGTCGCGAAGTACGGCTCGGTTCGTGTCGAGAACGCCTTCAGCGTCGAGCGGTACAGCCACGTCATGCACCTCGTCTCGACCGTGAAGGCGACGCTCGCTTCCGGCAAGACGCCGTTGCACGCTTTGGCGAGCGTTCTGCCGATGGGCACCGTGTCGGGCGCGCCGAAGATCCGCGCGATGGAGATCATCGAGGAAGTCGAGCCGACGCGGCGCGGTCCTTACGGCGGCGCCTTCGGCTACATCTCTTTCACGGGCGCGCTCGACATGGCCCTCACGCTGCGTACGATGGTGATCACGAACGGACACGTCCACATCCAAGCGGGCGCGGGCATCGTCGCGGATTCCGATCCGGACAGCGAGTACCAGGAAACGAAGAACAAGGCGGCCGCCCTCATCAAAGCCGTCGAACTCGCCTGCGAAGGGCTTTGA
- a CDS encoding anthranilate synthase component II: MTRILVVDNYDSFTYNLVQYLGELGADLTVWRNDAFELADVARLAPDGIVISPGPCTPTEAGRSIAVIEAFAPDVPMLGVCLGHQSMGQAFGARVVRARTPMHGKTSVIEHDGSGVFANLSNDLRVTRYHSLVVEDLPNVLVPTAWATEADGSRTLMALRHRDFPTFGVQFHPESVASEAGMDLLSNFLRLTTERALLPKAAPV, encoded by the coding sequence ATGACCCGGATCCTCGTCGTCGACAACTACGACTCGTTCACGTACAACCTCGTGCAGTACCTCGGTGAGCTCGGCGCGGACCTCACGGTATGGCGCAACGACGCCTTCGAACTCGCCGACGTGGCGCGGCTCGCGCCCGACGGCATCGTGATCTCGCCCGGGCCTTGCACGCCCACGGAGGCGGGCCGCTCTATCGCCGTGATCGAGGCCTTCGCGCCCGACGTTCCCATGCTCGGCGTGTGCCTCGGACACCAAAGCATGGGTCAAGCCTTCGGAGCGCGCGTGGTTCGGGCCCGCACGCCGATGCACGGCAAGACGAGCGTCATCGAGCACGACGGCTCGGGCGTCTTCGCGAACCTTTCGAACGACCTTCGCGTCACGCGCTACCACAGCCTCGTCGTCGAGGATCTTCCGAACGTCCTCGTGCCGACGGCGTGGGCGACCGAGGCGGACGGGTCACGCACCCTCATGGCGCTGAGGCACCGCGACTTCCCGACCTTCGGCGTGCAGTTTCACCCCGAGAGCGTCGCGAGCGAGGCGGGCATGGATCTGCTCTCGAACTTCCTGCGCCTCACGACCGAACGGGCGTTGCTTCCCAAGGCCGCGCCCGTGTGA
- the trpD gene encoding anthranilate phosphoribosyltransferase: MTILGKLMNGDTLSQSEAADFMRSVMAGEVTSVRLSAALAALRVRGETPEEIAGFATAMREFAVKLPVRRGGVLLDTCGTGGDGAHTFNISTTAAFVVSAGGVRVAKHGNRAASSRAGSADLLEALGVNIEATPEVIASAVNELGIGFMFARNYHPAMRFAAPVRAELATRTVFNVLGPITNPAGATHQVVGVFSPSLTRKLAEVLALLGTSGAMVVHGAGLDELTVCGPTTVSELRGGVVRDFLLHPEDVGLPQHDAALLAGNGPDENARITKAILQGHGTPAQRDVVALNAGAGLYLAGKASDLRGGVTLALDVLSSGAAWEKLERYAAWTRGEVPARATH, encoded by the coding sequence TTGACGATCCTCGGCAAGTTGATGAACGGCGACACCCTCTCGCAAAGCGAGGCGGCGGATTTCATGCGGTCCGTCATGGCGGGCGAGGTGACGTCCGTGCGTCTCTCGGCCGCCCTGGCCGCCTTGCGCGTGCGCGGAGAGACGCCCGAGGAGATTGCAGGCTTCGCGACCGCCATGCGCGAATTCGCCGTGAAGCTTCCCGTTCGGCGCGGCGGCGTCCTGCTCGACACCTGCGGAACGGGCGGTGACGGCGCCCATACCTTCAACATCTCCACGACCGCCGCCTTCGTCGTCTCGGCGGGCGGCGTGCGCGTCGCCAAGCACGGAAACCGCGCCGCGTCCTCGCGGGCGGGCAGCGCCGACCTCCTGGAGGCGCTCGGCGTGAACATTGAGGCGACGCCCGAGGTCATCGCGTCCGCCGTGAACGAGCTCGGCATCGGCTTCATGTTCGCGCGCAACTACCACCCCGCCATGCGCTTCGCGGCGCCCGTACGCGCGGAACTCGCGACGCGCACGGTGTTCAACGTCCTCGGACCGATCACCAATCCCGCAGGCGCCACGCATCAAGTCGTGGGGGTCTTTTCGCCGAGTCTCACGCGCAAGCTCGCCGAGGTGCTCGCTTTGCTCGGCACGTCGGGCGCGATGGTCGTGCACGGCGCGGGGCTCGACGAGCTCACCGTGTGCGGGCCCACGACGGTGTCCGAATTGCGTGGCGGCGTCGTCCGCGACTTTCTGCTGCACCCCGAGGACGTGGGCCTTCCGCAGCACGACGCCGCTTTGCTCGCTGGAAACGGTCCCGACGAGAACGCCCGAATCACGAAGGCGATCTTGCAAGGGCACGGCACGCCCGCCCAACGCGACGTCGTCGCTTTGAACGCGGGCGCGGGATTGTACTTGGCGGGCAAGGCCAGCGACTTGCGCGGCGGCGTGACGTTGGCGCTCGACGTCTTGTCGAGCGGGGCCGCGTGGGAGAAGCTGGAACGCTACGCCGCGTGGACGCGCGGCGAGGTGCCCGCCCGAGCTACGCACTGA
- the alr gene encoding alanine racemase, giving the protein MLPRAVAELLPHHLRANILALSRFAHAPVLLPVKANGYGHGLRLAVEATRDLACVWGFAVATPTEAVDAVEASGGKPVVLLTPFAAEEGAELAALGVRLTVSSLQDAASLPEGARVHLKVNTGMNRLGVWWEDAADVVAALAESGRLEGVMTHFSRADEPDLSHAREQLRRFQAVVADVPTGVLRHASNSGALLSFGPSAAFDLVRPGIASYGFPAETHLSNVVPLRPALRVRARVTHVQTVRAGEEVSYGGLWRAPRETRVATVGMGYADGLPRRASLKARVIVRGEPRTVLGRICMDQCMVDVDGLDVRPGEWVEVFGSDLLTAEAWAEAAGTNVYEVLTRLGERVRREVAPLPVRP; this is encoded by the coding sequence ATGTTGCCTCGCGCCGTCGCCGAACTGCTTCCCCATCACTTGCGGGCGAACATCCTCGCCTTGTCCCGCTTCGCGCACGCTCCCGTGCTGCTACCCGTGAAAGCCAACGGGTACGGGCACGGTCTGCGCCTCGCGGTGGAGGCGACGCGCGACCTCGCGTGCGTGTGGGGATTCGCGGTCGCGACCCCGACGGAAGCCGTGGACGCCGTCGAGGCGTCCGGTGGCAAGCCCGTCGTGCTGCTCACGCCGTTCGCCGCCGAGGAAGGAGCGGAACTCGCCGCCCTCGGCGTGCGCCTCACGGTGAGTTCACTGCAAGACGCCGCCTCGCTGCCTGAAGGCGCCCGAGTGCACCTCAAGGTGAACACCGGCATGAACCGCCTCGGCGTGTGGTGGGAGGACGCGGCGGACGTCGTCGCGGCGCTCGCGGAGTCGGGACGCTTGGAAGGCGTGATGACGCACTTCTCACGCGCCGACGAGCCCGACCTCTCGCATGCCCGCGAGCAGCTGCGGCGCTTTCAAGCGGTCGTGGCGGACGTGCCGACCGGCGTACTAAGGCACGCGAGCAACTCGGGCGCCTTGCTGAGCTTCGGACCGAGCGCGGCTTTCGACCTCGTGCGGCCCGGCATCGCGTCCTACGGCTTTCCGGCAGAGACGCACCTGAGCAACGTCGTGCCTCTGCGTCCCGCGTTGCGCGTTCGGGCGCGCGTGACGCACGTTCAGACCGTTCGGGCGGGCGAAGAGGTGAGCTACGGCGGGTTGTGGCGAGCGCCGCGCGAAACTCGGGTCGCCACCGTCGGCATGGGGTACGCGGACGGCTTGCCGAGGCGCGCTTCCCTGAAAGCGCGCGTGATCGTTCGCGGGGAGCCACGAACGGTTCTGGGACGTATTTGCATGGATCAGTGCATGGTGGACGTGGACGGCCTCGACGTACGGCCGGGCGAGTGGGTGGAGGTTTTCGGAAGCGACCTCCTCACCGCCGAGGCGTGGGCGGAGGCGGCGGGCACGAACGTGTACGAGGTGTTGACGCGCCTCGGGGAGCGCGTGCGCCGCGAGGTGGCTCCTTTGCCTGTACGCCCCTGA
- a CDS encoding polyprenyl synthetase family protein — translation MTPMDAFEARLREVLRSRVEFIELIGDDLVTAGGKRFRPHMVYLAMRALGRVDARETDLAVAVELLHSASLLHDDLIDDADTRRGKAAAYRRYGNVVSVMSGDFMLSRLLSLLAGMPSTLTREFGETASLVCEGEVLQFQVAAYGDYSYENYLDIITGKTAALLRTAARAPALLVDAPPEELAALSTYGLEFGLAFQMQDDLLDLASDVGTLGKPIGGDLREGKATLPILHLLESQHAREVRDILERRAGQEGDVERVRDLAVQSGAFERTREEILSRSRTAVGALHVLAPSPARLTLEDLAMNAAERVK, via the coding sequence ATGACTCCCATGGATGCGTTCGAGGCCCGGCTGCGCGAGGTGCTGCGTTCGCGCGTGGAGTTCATCGAGCTGATCGGTGACGACCTCGTGACGGCAGGTGGAAAGCGCTTCCGTCCGCACATGGTGTACCTGGCGATGAGGGCGCTCGGTCGCGTCGACGCACGCGAGACGGACCTCGCCGTCGCCGTGGAGTTGCTGCACAGCGCGTCGCTTCTGCACGACGACCTCATCGACGACGCCGACACGCGGCGCGGCAAGGCGGCGGCATATCGTCGCTACGGCAACGTGGTGAGCGTGATGTCGGGCGACTTCATGCTGTCTCGACTGCTGTCGTTGCTGGCAGGCATGCCCTCGACGCTGACGCGCGAATTCGGCGAGACGGCGTCCTTGGTATGCGAAGGCGAGGTGTTGCAGTTCCAAGTGGCGGCGTACGGAGATTACTCGTACGAGAACTACCTCGACATCATCACGGGCAAGACGGCGGCGCTGCTGCGCACGGCGGCGCGGGCGCCCGCGCTGCTCGTCGACGCGCCGCCCGAGGAGCTCGCGGCGCTTTCGACGTACGGCTTGGAGTTCGGCTTGGCGTTCCAGATGCAAGACGACCTCTTGGATTTGGCGTCGGACGTGGGAACGCTCGGCAAGCCGATCGGAGGAGACTTGCGCGAGGGCAAGGCGACGCTTCCGATTCTGCACTTGCTCGAGTCGCAGCACGCGCGGGAAGTGCGCGACATCCTGGAGCGCCGAGCGGGCCAGGAAGGAGACGTCGAGCGCGTTCGTGACCTCGCCGTTCAAAGTGGCGCGTTCGAGCGGACGCGCGAAGAGATCTTGTCTCGCTCGCGCACGGCGGTGGGCGCCCTGCATGTTCTTGCGCCTTCTCCGGCACGCCTCACCCTCGAGGATCTCGCGATGAACGCGGCTGAGCGCGTGAAGTGA
- a CDS encoding Glu/Leu/Phe/Val family dehydrogenase, whose translation MQPTTLTWQGLMRQMERALPFTQASEHSLAYFKYPKRTVRFSLPVRMDDGGVDVFTGYRTVHSIARGPATGGVRFKEGLTAHECEVLAGIMTLKCAVMELPLGGAKGGVDVDAEKLSKKELERLTRRFTSELVDFIGPGEDILAPDIGTDDQVMAWMMDTYSEQTGTTTTGVVTGKPLGLGGSFGSKEARGRAAAQVTERVLKEDGVDGEVTVAIHGFGNVGRELARRLHLQGAKIVAVADQGGAIYDSSGLDVESLSAHRDFTGSVLGFAPEIKSGHLLTLDVTVLALSADWGVIHEGIAPGVRAKYILEAANRAVLPDAEEHLAGIVIPDLVASGGGVTLSYLEWVQDANSFFWAEDEISGALSRRTAQMLDQVLTARRTLRTDLRTAAYALALNRLHEATTLRGVYP comes from the coding sequence ATGCAACCGACAACCCTCACGTGGCAAGGTCTGATGCGCCAGATGGAGCGTGCCTTGCCGTTTACCCAGGCCAGCGAACACTCGCTGGCCTATTTCAAGTACCCGAAGCGAACGGTGCGCTTCTCGCTGCCCGTGCGAATGGACGACGGGGGCGTCGACGTCTTCACGGGATACCGCACCGTCCACTCCATCGCGCGCGGACCCGCCACGGGCGGCGTGCGCTTCAAAGAAGGTCTCACCGCGCACGAGTGCGAAGTGCTCGCGGGCATCATGACCTTGAAGTGCGCCGTGATGGAGCTTCCCTTGGGCGGCGCGAAGGGCGGCGTCGACGTCGACGCCGAGAAGCTCTCGAAGAAGGAACTCGAACGCCTCACGCGCCGCTTCACGTCCGAACTCGTCGACTTCATCGGGCCGGGCGAGGACATCCTCGCGCCCGACATCGGCACCGACGATCAAGTCATGGCGTGGATGATGGACACGTACTCCGAACAAACTGGCACGACCACCACGGGCGTCGTGACCGGCAAACCCCTCGGCCTCGGCGGGTCCTTCGGCTCGAAGGAAGCGCGTGGTCGCGCCGCCGCGCAAGTCACCGAGCGGGTTCTCAAGGAGGACGGCGTCGACGGCGAAGTCACCGTCGCTATTCACGGCTTCGGAAACGTCGGGCGCGAACTCGCCCGACGTCTGCATCTGCAAGGCGCCAAGATCGTGGCGGTCGCCGATCAAGGCGGCGCCATTTACGACTCCTCGGGCCTCGACGTCGAGTCTCTCAGCGCGCACCGCGACTTCACGGGCAGCGTCCTCGGCTTCGCGCCCGAAATCAAGAGCGGACACCTCTTGACCCTCGACGTGACCGTGCTGGCCCTCAGCGCCGATTGGGGCGTCATCCACGAAGGCATCGCGCCCGGCGTGCGTGCCAAGTACATCCTGGAAGCCGCCAACCGCGCCGTGCTGCCCGACGCCGAAGAGCACCTCGCCGGAATCGTCATTCCCGACCTCGTCGCCTCCGGCGGCGGCGTCACGCTGAGCTACCTGGAGTGGGTGCAAGACGCCAACTCGTTCTTCTGGGCGGAAGACGAGATCTCCGGCGCCCTTTCGCGCCGCACGGCCCAGATGCTCGACCAAGTCCTGACGGCGAGACGTACGCTGAGGACGGACCTTCGAACGGCCGCCTACGCCCTCGCCCTCAACCGCCTGCACGAAGCCACGACCCTCAGGGGAGTCTACCCATGA
- a CDS encoding Glu/Leu/Phe/Val family dehydrogenase: MTKLESSLPATTRRHDVPSYLDPNHLGPWEIYLEQVERVTPYLGKLAYWVETLKRPKRILVVDVPIHLDDGSVAHFEGYRVQHNTSRGPAKGGVRYHQDVTLSEVMALSAWMTVKNAAVNLPYGGGKGGIRVDPRTLSMSELERLTRRYTSEIGLIIGPDKDIPAPDVNTNPQTMAWMMDTYSMNVGKTATGVVTGKPISLGGSLGRSDATGRGVFVTGAQAMQKIDLPLEGARVAVQGFGNVGNAAARIFFDHGAKIVAIQDVTATLYDEAGIDPYKAQEYLRAHGTLAGLEGAQEISRNDFWSLPCDVLIPAALENQITEANASKITAKVIVEGANGPTTPIADDILREKGVLVVPDVLANAGGVTVSYFEWVQDFSSFFWTEEEINARLERVMKEAFNGLWDVTERHKVTLRTAAYIVACTRVLEARALRGLYP, from the coding sequence ATGACGAAACTCGAATCCAGCTTGCCCGCCACCACCCGTCGCCACGACGTGCCCTCGTACCTCGACCCGAATCACCTCGGGCCGTGGGAAATCTATCTGGAGCAAGTCGAGCGCGTCACGCCTTACCTCGGCAAGCTCGCCTACTGGGTCGAGACCCTCAAGCGGCCCAAGCGCATTCTCGTGGTGGACGTGCCCATTCACCTCGACGACGGCTCTGTCGCGCACTTCGAAGGCTACCGCGTGCAGCACAACACCTCGCGCGGTCCCGCCAAGGGCGGCGTTCGCTATCACCAAGACGTGACGCTGAGCGAAGTCATGGCCTTGTCGGCTTGGATGACGGTCAAGAACGCGGCCGTGAACCTTCCCTACGGCGGCGGCAAGGGCGGCATCCGCGTCGATCCGCGCACCTTGTCGATGTCGGAACTCGAGCGCCTCACGCGCCGCTACACCTCCGAAATCGGCCTCATCATCGGCCCCGACAAGGACATTCCCGCGCCCGACGTCAACACCAATCCGCAGACCATGGCGTGGATGATGGACACCTACTCCATGAACGTCGGCAAGACTGCCACGGGCGTCGTGACGGGCAAGCCCATCAGCCTCGGCGGATCGCTCGGGCGCAGCGACGCGACGGGACGCGGCGTGTTCGTGACGGGCGCGCAGGCGATGCAGAAGATCGACTTGCCGCTCGAAGGCGCCCGCGTCGCCGTGCAAGGCTTCGGAAACGTCGGAAACGCCGCCGCCCGCATCTTCTTCGATCACGGCGCGAAAATCGTCGCGATTCAGGACGTGACGGCCACCTTGTACGACGAGGCAGGCATCGATCCGTACAAAGCGCAGGAGTACTTGCGCGCCCACGGCACGCTCGCGGGCCTCGAAGGCGCGCAGGAAATCTCACGCAACGACTTCTGGAGCTTGCCGTGTGACGTCCTCATTCCCGCCGCCCTCGAAAACCAGATCACCGAGGCGAACGCCTCCAAGATCACCGCGAAGGTCATCGTGGAAGGCGCCAACGGCCCGACCACTCCGATCGCCGACGACATCCTACGCGAAAAGGGCGTCCTCGTCGTGCCCGACGTGCTCGCGAACGCGGGCGGCGTGACCGTTTCGTACTTCGAGTGGGTTCAGGACTTCTCGTCGTTCTTCTGGACGGAAGAAGAAATCAACGCGCGTTTGGAGCGCGTCATGAAAGAGGCGTTCAATGGCTTGTGGGACGTCACCGAGCGTCACAAGGTCACGTTGCGCACCGCCGCGTACATCGTGGCGTGCACGCGCGTCCTCGAGGCGCGCGCCCTGCGCGGTCTGTACCCGTAA
- a CDS encoding alpha/beta hydrolase, whose protein sequence is MPLDPHLKEVLLQMAAAPQPNGLEEMRAAVHASAARTPKRSVEVARTRDLTIPGPASELPARLYTPTGAGPFPLTLFFHGGGFVAYSLETHDHVTRELCANANTAVLSVDYRLSPEHKYPAAVDDAYAAVLWAAEHATELGADGRRFALAGDSAGGNLCLAVAQRVRDEGGPNLAAQLLIYPAADFVNTERYASRRENADGFFLTEERMHFFAGAYLADPTHGSHPHVSALHAANFRGFPPTLVMTAEFDPLRDEGAALVDAINEEGGRAALLPGPGMIHGFANMTGLSPAAASLMDQAGSWLRQELSA, encoded by the coding sequence ATGCCGCTCGATCCGCACCTCAAGGAAGTCCTGCTGCAAATGGCCGCCGCTCCCCAACCGAACGGCCTCGAAGAAATGCGCGCCGCAGTCCACGCGAGCGCGGCGCGTACGCCCAAGCGGTCCGTGGAGGTCGCCCGGACGCGTGACTTGACCATCCCCGGGCCGGCGTCCGAGTTACCCGCAAGGCTGTACACGCCAACGGGAGCGGGCCCGTTTCCCCTCACCCTGTTCTTTCACGGTGGGGGCTTCGTCGCGTACAGCCTCGAAACGCACGATCACGTCACGCGCGAACTGTGCGCGAACGCGAACACGGCCGTGCTCAGCGTCGACTACCGCTTGTCACCCGAACACAAGTACCCGGCCGCCGTGGACGACGCCTACGCCGCCGTGCTGTGGGCCGCCGAACACGCGACCGAACTCGGCGCGGACGGACGGCGCTTCGCCCTGGCGGGCGACAGCGCGGGCGGCAACCTTTGTCTCGCCGTCGCTCAGCGCGTGCGCGACGAAGGCGGGCCGAACCTCGCCGCGCAACTCCTGATCTACCCCGCCGCCGACTTCGTGAACACCGAGCGCTACGCGTCGCGCCGCGAAAACGCCGACGGCTTCTTCCTCACCGAGGAGCGCATGCATTTCTTCGCGGGCGCCTATCTCGCCGACCCCACGCACGGCTCGCATCCGCACGTTTCGGCTTTGCACGCGGCGAATTTCCGAGGCTTTCCCCCGACCCTCGTGATGACTGCCGAGTTCGATCCCTTGCGTGACGAAGGCGCGGCGCTCGTCGACGCCATCAACGAGGAGGGCGGGCGCGCCGCCTTGCTGCCCGGCCCGGGCATGATTCACGGCTTCGCGAACATGACGGGCTTGTCGCCCGCCGCGGCGTCCCTCATGGATCAGGCGGGCTCGTGGCTGCGCCAGGAACTGTCGGCGTGA
- a CDS encoding SDR family NAD(P)-dependent oxidoreductase, with translation MTRVAVITGAAQGIGRETARVLAERGFALVLLDLREVEGDFGASTLKLTGDVSSEEDVKRFVTRTTEKFGRVDVLVNNAGISCIVPAEDTTTEQFRRVLDVNLLGPFLLSREFGRVMLERGEGAIVNVASVAGLAGVSDRSAYNASKHGLIGLTRTLAGEWGGRGVRVNAVCPGWVKTEMDEKDAGSGAYTSADIERRVPMGRFATPRDVAEAIAFLADADKSAFVNGVALSVDGGWYADASWESLRLGKR, from the coding sequence GTGACGCGCGTCGCCGTCATCACGGGCGCCGCGCAAGGCATCGGGCGCGAAACGGCGCGCGTGCTCGCCGAGCGAGGCTTCGCCCTCGTCCTGCTCGACTTGAGAGAAGTCGAAGGCGACTTCGGCGCGTCCACCTTGAAGCTCACGGGAGACGTGTCGAGCGAGGAGGACGTGAAGCGCTTCGTCACGCGCACGACCGAGAAGTTCGGCCGGGTGGACGTCCTCGTCAACAACGCGGGCATCTCGTGCATCGTGCCCGCCGAGGACACCACCACCGAGCAGTTTCGGCGCGTGCTCGACGTGAACCTTCTCGGGCCGTTCCTGCTTTCGCGCGAATTCGGCCGCGTCATGCTGGAGCGTGGAGAAGGCGCCATCGTCAACGTCGCGTCCGTCGCCGGTCTCGCGGGCGTGTCGGACCGCTCCGCCTACAACGCCAGCAAGCACGGCCTGATCGGCTTGACGCGCACCCTCGCGGGCGAGTGGGGCGGGCGGGGCGTGCGCGTCAACGCCGTGTGTCCCGGCTGGGTGAAGACTGAGATGGACGAGAAGGACGCCGGAAGCGGCGCCTACACGTCCGCCGACATCGAGCGCCGCGTTCCCATGGGCCGCTTCGCGACGCCGCGAGACGTCGCCGAGGCCATCGCTTTTCTCGCGGACGCCGACAAGAGCGCGTTCGTGAACGGCGTGGCGCTCAGCGTGGACGGCGGCTGGTACGCGGACGCGAGCTGGGAAAGTTTGCGGCTTGGCAAGCGGTGA
- a CDS encoding quinate 5-dehydrogenase → MTQLLSNWTPAPSGYKHVVSVSIGSSKRDAREETEVLGQKFVLERLGTDGDMRKAGDLLGALDGRVDAFGLGGTDLYIVAGDRRYTFRDIAKLAANARTTPLLDGSGLKHTLEREAIRLLDPVVGWKGRRTLMVNAVDRFGMAEALSEAGARVMFGDLVFGLGIPIPIRSLDTLRRTAYLSLPVITRLPFQWFYPTGEKQEKTVQGAGTKYYDEADVIAGDFLYIRRYAPSRLDGKTILTNTTTKQDVEWARGAGAARLITTTPRIGGRSFGTNVMEAFFVALSGEGRPLTEDEYLRYIHLVGFKPEITELQDAPSSA, encoded by the coding sequence ATGACACAACTGCTGTCGAACTGGACGCCCGCGCCAAGTGGATACAAGCACGTCGTGAGCGTCTCCATCGGGTCGAGCAAGCGTGACGCCCGCGAGGAGACCGAGGTGCTCGGGCAGAAGTTCGTTCTCGAACGCCTCGGAACGGACGGCGACATGCGCAAGGCAGGCGACCTCCTCGGCGCGCTCGACGGCCGAGTCGACGCGTTCGGGCTCGGCGGCACCGATCTCTACATCGTCGCCGGGGATCGTCGCTACACCTTCCGCGATATCGCCAAGCTCGCGGCGAACGCGAGGACGACTCCGTTGCTCGACGGATCGGGCCTCAAGCACACCTTGGAGCGCGAAGCGATTCGCCTGCTCGATCCGGTCGTGGGCTGGAAGGGCCGGAGGACCTTGATGGTGAACGCCGTGGACCGCTTCGGGATGGCCGAGGCGTTGAGCGAGGCGGGCGCGCGCGTGATGTTCGGCGATCTCGTGTTCGGCCTCGGCATTCCCATTCCGATTCGCAGCCTCGACACGCTTCGCCGCACCGCGTACCTCTCCTTGCCCGTCATCACGCGCCTTCCTTTCCAGTGGTTCTACCCCACGGGCGAGAAGCAGGAGAAGACCGTGCAGGGAGCGGGCACGAAGTACTACGACGAGGCCGACGTCATCGCCGGGGATTTCTTGTACATTCGCCGCTACGCTCCCAGCCGCCTCGACGGCAAGACGATCTTGACGAACACCACCACGAAGCAGGACGTCGAGTGGGCGCGCGGTGCGGGAGCCGCGCGTCTGATCACGACGACGCCGCGCATCGGCGGGCGCTCGTTCGGCACGAACGTCATGGAGGCATTCTTCGTGGCTTTGAGCGGCGAGGGGCGACCGCTGACAGAAGACGAGTATCTGCGGTACATTCATTTGGTGGGTTTCAAACCCGAGATCACCGAATTGCAGGACGCGCCCAGCTCGGCTTGA